tctagAATTGGCTGCTCACTTGATCTAAAatagtatgtttttttaaaacccagaaagAACTCTATTCCTTTCATGTGCTTACAGGCAACATTAAATTATTGAACTTACCTCACTGTTAACATAAATGTTATCACCCCCGGTAGCAGACGGATCTTCAACAGGCCCCTTTCCCCTGCTGCTAGATGGCATTAAAGACAGTCAATTCagcattattcattcatgtttaatCAGAATATGAGCctgaatatttttcttctgtgtacTTTAGAGACCTACTGGGATTTGGCTGGCGctatgttttcctgtgttcccACATGCTGGTCAtcgctgtgaaaataaaacaagaaatgacACGCGTATTACACACCCTAGCCCATCGCCACGACAACCTCCATGCACATTAGTATGTGTGTCATGCAAAATTCACCGTGAGCCGGACAGAAAACTGCAGATAACAGACGGCTAATCAGCAAAAGTGAGGACTATTGATCGCCGACTGAAATCCCCACTGCTTAGATAGTGTGTGTCGTACCCCACTCCCACGGCACCAGTTGCTACTGGTTCAGCTCGTATTTGATGTGGAAAATATGACTCTTTGTCACATTAAGAAAGAGCTGTAGTGGCTATGCTGGTCAAGAGTCTGACAACAATTTGTTGACATGACTTAAAAACCTGTGCCAGACATGTCTGTATGATTGTCTGGAGCTATTACctactttttaaactgaaatcatCCTTGTCAAATTTGCGTGCTTGCCTGCAAGTCTGTATGTACATTCTTGAGGCgatttttaagaataaatttgcagttttgaaaaaatgattatattttaaaaatggattttgctAACCAACAAAAGGCAGTTGTTTTTTGGCTTGTGTTAATTGTTCAAAAAACTTTTGAACCAGTGTTCCAAACAATTAGTTCAAGCTATGACTAGGTAGAAATTGGTAGTGAGTGTAGCATGAAACCTAGTTATATAATTAAATGCTCCTTTTGGACCACATTTAATTATATAGCTAATTAAGTATGCAGCTAGTTACTGTTCGCTGTTAATTAATAGTATTAATATTTGTCTATActgaatatgcacatttttctgTTGCATACTTTGGAGACTTACAGGCCTGCAGTTGAGTAGACAGGGTTTATCTTTACTTCCACActttaaaagcaacaaaaaaaaaatgttatacatgTTTCATTTGCCACATTTTAATTAGCGATTTCGTATGCTAAAACATAAGCGTAGGTAGGTGGGCCTATGATGTGACATCCTCTGAGCACTTCGGTTTGCATTTCGTACCAAATTCATCCAAACAACAGCCAGCCCAGTTTCAGGGGATAAtctatattaaatgtaaaaggcATGTCAAAGAATTGACAAAGCATAGGGACATTTAtagaagcaaaaagaaaaaaaatcaggcaaAAAGAAGGCTTCACTGCAGGCAATGAACTTTCGATTTCCTGGTCCATCTAAACATAATCCCATATATGTCGAAACATACAGCATACAAACAGCAGCCTGCGGGTGGCTTGCATGTTGATGTAATCAGTCCACCAGTAATTATTAACACGGCTTCATAAGCATTCCAGTATGTTGCAGTTACGTACATGATCAAACTGAGCACTTACTGCAACTGCAACATTGTATTGTGTCATTATACAAGTCTTGTACTCCCTTTGAAAAGTGAACGgtacattttttcactttatatTATATGTGTTGCAGTACCTCTTCCTTTTAAAACATATCTCGGGGGCATATATTATGAAATTTCCAGTCTGATGTGAGGGGTTTTCTAAATAACACTTACCGTTTTTTTCGTCTTGAACATTtccacagcaataaaataaccaatatGAGCACAAAGGCAGAAGCAGCCGAGCCTGATAAGTAGATGGCCATCAGTACTCCTGTGAGGATAAATTCCAgattaattgggatggcaggtctGTGCTGgattattacaggcatttagctgacgctcttatccagagcgatttacattgtatccaatgatacagctggatatatactggagcaatgcaggttaagaccaactccttagctattatactacactgccgcctactGGATAAATTACATTAACTAAAGACAAGTCCTTGGCCCTGATGGTATATACCCAAgagtactcaaagagttagTTGAGATCATCTGTAAACCACTGGCAGAACGTTTTGGACAGactttagaaactggagaaatatcAGTGGACTagaagcaaggtaatataatgcatatatatatatatatatatatatatatatatgaactgAGAAAAACCCCTTTGATAGTGAAGGAAAATGGTAAAGCACCTCCTCGGTTGGTTTCCAGGACCCTTGTTACGTTCCCATGTTTGTTGCTGGCGTAGCAGGACACCACATCAGTAAGGCCCAGgtggaaatgcagtgtgtgaacaGTGGCGGAGTCCTGTCCATCTGTGCTGTGgaagctgctgctgttttcagttttgccaTCTGCAAGTTTCCACTGGACTCTGCTAGCGGGCCTGGACTCCACCAGGCACCGGCAGTTCACCCCTGTGATTTCTGCAACACAGCCTGATTGTGCTCCAATGCTTGGGGGGTCTGGAAATTATTAAAgaattcctattattattatgattattattagattttttaaactacagttttcaatttatttaaatactgtgCCAAATGTATGCCCGGATGACTAACTAGCCAAATTTTAAGATAAAAACTAAGCATCATGTGGAGATGAAACATACACagcaattttaattcaatttggaCCTCTTACAGAAAGACATCTGTAGTAGTCATTTAAAATCAACCAGATCTCTCCTGAGATCcttgcttcattttatttttatgtcaaaacacTGATAACTGGAGACCCATCAAACACTGCAAATGTGTACTCAACACATCTCTTCACCTGATATATGCTCAGAAAGATGGTCATTACGTATTCATTTCAGGCCAGACGACAAAGACGTGAAGGCCTGTGTAACTGtccaaatgaaatgttttgatcTGCACTTACACTCCACGCTGATCTTGGCCGGAGTGGAGTTCTTGTGCCCCTCTGTGTTGATGGCTTCACAGTAGAGAGCTTTAGTGTGTCTGGACACGTTGTGCAGTTTGTAGATTTGTTCCTCTGACAGCAGAGTGCCAGTGGTGTTGTACCACTGGTAGCCGTGTGCAGGAGGGTTACTGTCACTGGAGCACTGCATCTCCACAGCATCTCCCTCCTTCACCACTGTGGACTCAGGCTCAACCTCCACACGGACTGGGGCATCTAGATGAACGACACGGTTTTTAGGTGacttgaaattatatttaaatgactcGACAAGTCACCACAAGTGGTACAATCTGGACCAGGGCATTAGTATTTTTAAGGCCAACTAAAATGACCAGCATCTGACAGAGTTCCCTTACCACTCTACCAACGGTTAATGTTTGACTCTTTGAGCCGCAACGCAGTGGCTTGTTCATACACTGTTACATGTGTGATTACTGTGTGAATTATGTGTGAAACTAGACATGATACGTCATCTATATCCAGATGTGTTTTATGTCCGAAATTAGCTGATCATAATAATACTAAGCACATACAGATCAAAGTGAAAGCCTGAAATATGTAACTGATGAAATGTGCAGCAATAcaataaattgtgaaaatataaaatattttatccatttttccTTGTATCCCCTGTGCCTATTTCTTTAGCCTCCAAGGACTGGAAACCTGTTTTGGAACATGTGATTTAAATTCATTCTtagataaaaagtaaaaaagcatAGATAGCAGTCAGTTTTAAACAACTAAAAAGGAAACTGTTCTCAGAAAAGGGGAATTGAATTGTTACTGTAAGTTTCAATTTCCAATAATACTCTGTACTacattcagtgttaaaaaaaaaagtaataagaTGCTATCAAAATGTGTTAGTTCTCATTTTGAAGAATTGTGAAATCCTTCAGGCTTTGtgcaaaaacatgtaaaaaaaaaaataattgcccaCTTACATGCCACATTCAAAATTTTAGAAGATTGCACAGATGTGACCTGCTGATACTTTGCTGTGCAAATCAGGTGCTGGTTGTGGTCAGGGTGTGTGGCAGTGAAAGTCAGGCTTGAAGTCACTCTCCATTGGCCGTTGGGCAGCTCCTCTGATTGGATGGTGGTTGTTCCACTGCGGCTCCAGATCAGGTGAGGCAGCTCCGTGGGACAGgagtgagacacagagcaggaagcagtCACAGCGTCACCTGCTTTGACCTCCCCGCTCACGGTCAGCAATGGGGAGGCTGGATAGTCTGTAGTTAAGTGATAACAAGCATCTAATAAACCGCCATCTGTAAGCTACAAGTTcccaatgaatcattttcagtttttggtcaACAAAGTGAGATGTCACAATTCTAGAGAATAAagccatgaaaacatatttccaatcaCAGCTGGTCTCAAGCATGCAGTGGGGCTTTCAAAAGCCAAAGTGCACAGACCTAAAAGGAACTGCTTATGTTTCACAATGACTTTAACCCAGGATCTTATCAGTACATactcatgatttaaaaaataagccaCATAGAGAACACTTCTTCAAACGCACCTTGGACATCAATGGAGACCATATTATCTGTGTAAGAGTACATCTTAAAGTCACGAATCTCtatcctaaaaataaatgggccattgtccttttttttcaggtgattAATTCTCAGTGAACAGTTCTTCCTTGCAAGATCCCCAATCAAATTTGTCCGGCCCCTGAAtttttccatcactttggaGGAGTCCGGGTGGTAAATGGGTTGGTAGTCGGTCATATGCCATATTCCTGTCATTTCTGGAGGCTTTTTTGGGGGATCTGGGTAATTGAACTTGCAGGGAACCACGACACATGACCCCAGCAGTGCTGATATTGTTTGTGGTATTTCTGCAGTCCATGAAGCCGCATGCACATTTAGCACTGGAAAAAACACAATCATAGTGTGACATTATGAGATTATGTTCCATACAGACTTTAAaatggtgtgatggtgtgttcttggctagaaatagctgtacaaaatgagtattgtaccttattgaacctgtgttttgtagttgtccaatgaccatgatatgcacttttgtacgtcacgTTGGATAAAATCGTCtgctaaataatgtaaatattttaggtTTTTGTCGTTTTTACTCCTAGATTTGTAGTCTGAATTTCTTGGCAACACTTTTTCCAAATTAGCCAAAATGTATATGGTCAGCCATTTTAGTCTCTttctaaaagagaaaaaaataatctacaTGTTAATCTGTGTCTTTGTATCTCGCTGATTAACTAATTGAGCTCAAGTaagtgtaaacaaaacaaaaaacagtcacatttatgtgtcaatgtttttatttcaaaataaatttgaatattacattacaggcctttaTCAGATGATAATATTTAGAACGACTTATACaactttttcttccttttttttttttttttacattgcattcatttatacagctggatatatactgatgcaatgcagattaagtaccttgctcaagggtacaacagcagtgtcctacctgagaattgaacctgtgacctttaggttacaagcccagtgccttacccattatactgcacttcCGCCCCATGTATGCCACAGGCAACTGCAGAAAGTTCTGTGCTCTGCTATTTTGCCTTTAATTATCTAGATTTCATCATCTTTCAGATATTGAGGCTACAATCACCTTGACTGAATTAGGCAAGCCTGAGCTTTTAACATATTATTGGCTGAAAAGCATAGGCTCACTGTAGCCACCAAGGCcagttgtgtctttttttctttttttttggaataccaCCGACAcccaaataaaatccattttggCTTCAACAAATATaagtaatttagcatttttcttttattcatgtCAAAGTGAACAAGAATCATTCAGTGCCAACAATGAGGGATTTTAGTGTGTACTTATCACCAAAGTGAAATCTCAGAACTCTCTCCAAATTTCAATAATGAGTAGCAAAGCAAGTTACAGTTTTACTATGGACAAAAGACCTTTCTTAACATttcttaacataacataatgatgagaacaggccattcagcccaacaatgcttgccatatTCCTGACTATATTGTACCTAGTGGTCTAAGTACCTACAGACTAGTTAGTgtctaacaccatatcaagcctggtcttgaaaagctgaaaaagtttctgcctctactacgtgacttGTGAATAGACATATTCTTCCTGTTAACAAGCTGAAAGAGcaacaacagaataaaaacagtacCATATGAGTAGATggcataaaaccataaagcctGTGTTCTCATTGCAGATGAATGCAGAGGAAGACCTTGCCTggtggaagagaaagaaatagttGCATGATATGGGGCCACTTTTAAAGACAGTAAACATAGTCCATTGTGGTGTAATGAACCTCAAGAAACTCAACTCAGGTTATTTATAACTGAACCGCAGAAACAGTGAAATGCAACACAACTCTGCAAAGTGTTAAAAGCTTGGTCAGGTTTGGCTGAAGGCACTTGGTTCAAGTAAAACAAACCCCAATTGTTGAGACAAAggacatacatatttttaaacatattttcttgtttacacaaacacaatgtataGTATAAGACTGCACAGTATACTGCCCTTTATTGCTAATATTTAACAATTGTACACAACTGCATGTTTTGATCaacatttaaagattttttaaaagaacaacattacattacattacattcatttggcagacgcttttatccaaagcgacgtacaaaaaaagtgcatttcatggtcgtagacaactgctgaacatgGGTTCAGTAaagtacaatacttattttgtacagctatttctagcggagaacagtgaacactattctggcctaacatctgcaaagccaactaggcagaagaataagctacagtattaggacaaatacaaattaccaagagtggttgggatggggcaacatgtaacaagtgataggaaaagggtttttttttttttttttatataaaagagtgaaatatacagcgtggtggtggttagtctagatatagtctgaagagatgagttttcaggccacggcggaagatgggtagtgagggggaggttcggagagggacggggagttcgttccaccactggggagctagggtggagaagctctgtgatccctttgggcgggtgggaggggttacaaggcgccctgctgccgcagagcggagtggtcgagcaggcacatagaattgagtcatgtcctgcaagtagatgggggctgtcctgttggcagcagtgtaggcaagggtcagggctttgaaccggatcctggcggcgaccggtagccagtgaagtgatcgcagcagaggagtgacatgggagaatttggggaggttgtagatgagtcgggcagcggcattctgaatcatctgtagtggctgtatggcacaagctggcaggcttgcaaggagagagttgcagtaatcaaggcgagaggtcaccgtagcctggacgagcagctgggtggagtgcgtcgtcaggtatggtcgaatccttctgatgttgtacagaacaatactgccctacaaagcctaactgcagtaactacgcaaagggtaaaactgagaaaaatggctctaaagtattttaactggccagccaaatgggttataggtatatcagtgatattgcactaattgtacatgtattcatgaggtaatttttatgcccaaaaaccatgaccgctgatttgacctttgaccccaaaaatgtagttactgcactcTGCCTTTGCATTGCCTTAAATGGTCCTAAgagcaatgcaaaagcaaagtgcagtaactacaatgttctcagcttttatattgtgttttcagtgaacaaaaactattttgacactgattttgttataattgtatttaacagtaGGCTATTTAACAACTCTACTTAtggatttgtgcatgtttaattaagtctggacaaattgagaattttagacgtttagtcttaatatcatttcatttcacttttttacttattcacctatctagataattattttactatcaattaaactttgcatcatcatcttcaaTTTCATCATCGTTGTCACCGCCACCACTGTTGTTGCCTTGATGacaatcacattaataattttcattatctTTGTCTTTACTAtttaacacaatgaataaatacaaggctacactgaatcacagtacaatgtgttcattatattacatgttttaaacagcggCGTGttttggtggggcgcaaaactttcctttaaactaattgatctcaaactgttttaattaattttcagtgattaacaagcatgcaaacgatctgactaatcaattggaaagtgacagacagcttcttcgcattgtgttagggagattaaatgataaatgcgatttagaaaaatccgttttaatcactaagcagtggcagaaacttccctgattttccttgagtatcaatacaattaatccacaaaataggctactcaatactatcatatatagccagctctccccaaataggcagttttagcgagtagcctaggccttatagcctacatttattttcatttgcagtacgaaattgtgcacatttttaatcaatattatttgcggatacacgcgcttctttctccgcactcgtattcatggcaaataaccacaatgcgtaggctagattgtaaacaatcttgaagtgcatGACATGGCATCGGCGATGATGTGAAGTTACAGATGATAATGTTACAGCTTTCAGGGAGCAGGtaagctaacgctagctaacaAAACATCGCCCGTCAGTCAGCATATATAGCGAGGCTGACAggtgttttataatgtgattgCTAGTTTCTCAACGCTTAATGTCATCGTTACTTAGCCTACCTGggtattttcttttcaacaccAGTTTCACTATCCTCTTTCCCCTGGATAGTGTCATCTTAAACAGCTTTGTTGTGTGAGGTTAGATGGGTGAAATCGGCTGGTGGTAGAATCCCAAAGCAGTCGCGTGAGGTAACTTAGATGGGTAGAGCACGAAATCGGCCGGTAGGATCCCAAAGCAGACCGCAGTAACTTCACTTACTGCGGTCTGCCATGGTTTTGAGTCGGGTTTTGTAGTTACTGCAATTTTTATACCGttttttctctaaaacaaagaaaaatttaaCTCTGAAACTTTGTCACAAGATAAAACAGATATCAAgaagttcatttttagttataACTCAATTTCGACCAAAATGTAGTTACTGCGGTTAGCCTTTGGACGGCAGAATACATGAAGGCCTTAACTTTGATTTGTGATTAAATTTAGatgcctgtttcttttttttctattttttacagacagctgtctgagttcagcaatcatgAACATGAATCTGCTAAACCAAGTTTGTGGAGAAAAACtatttcctgcatttatttgtttttcaaagtaaacaaaaatgttgactgaatacagGCTTCAGCATTCCACATACATATGCAGCATTAGCGTTTAATAGCATGAGCATTGTGTCGGGTTTCAGTCATACATTAATAAAGTAACATACTACTAGTTagttagtcagtcagttagttagttagttaattagttagGGTCTTTATTATCCCCTTGGAGTAATTTGTTCTGCAGCATAGtctacaataaataacaatatatatatatacccatgACAACTGAtagattaaaaaacattttttaaattactgcacTTTATATACCAAAgattatgtttttgaaatgtatgtataaaatgtttcatttttcattaataataccctgtgctgtattttaaagtcACATGACTATTAATGTCTCAGTAaaaacagtaggcctacacaagGCTATCGCCTGATTAGGTGCagcttatttccttttttgttttcggAGTCTGTGGTTCTTTGCTCTTGTTCATTTAATGTCGTCTACTGGCCGCAAGGACAGGTTTTGTCCTTGTTTGTGTAACATAGTTTAATGTTCAGCTGAATTGTTGATACAGTAGGTTTCCAGTTGGGTCTGCACTTCTTgcatgtgctgtctctcttgaaACCATACTCTCCCGCTCTACAGCAATTCAATCCCAAATATTTGCACAGTTTTCATTATAAGTAactggataagagaatctgctaaatgtcagtaaagtaaaaagcctaaatttttgttttgcttttctgctttgttttgttgggATTGTTTAACTGTACAGTTTAACCGGGCTGGCTAATTTGCTGGGTTCACTTCAGTTTACAACATCTCTCTATCAGTGTGTCCCTACCATCATCTCAGCCCacataagaaagaaaaacacgtaAATCGCCtgccagaaataaaattaattaattaattaattgcacaatataaacacaatattacacaaaatatgCAGTCAATTAGTGCCAGTTCTTTCACAAGGTAATAGAAAGAATactataatattaatttgtattcaatATAACACATCAAATGTAATCCAGCACAATCAAAGAGCATAATGTCAGGCTAAAATATCCAATATTTCAACTAAATTGTGCCAATAGTTGTCAAATTATGGCTTTTAATAGGTGGTAGCATACACCTAAATGCCTAAAACATAATCaacccataatttaaaaatcagcacacaGCTACATGAATACATACCTGCACTTTGATAATTCTGTTTCACTGTAATCCTCGCAAGATTATTCGATTTGTGCAGCCGATGAAGACACGATCAAACAACTGGTCAGGTCTGACTGTTAATGTGCATCATGTACCACATCCTAATAACAAAAGACAACTTCCTGCCTTGTAACTGAGCTAATTTCCTAAACACTCATATGAACTGGTTGGTCTGATTGGTCATACAGTAATAACTGTTTTGATCACACATTTCTATTGTGCTAAATACAACTCAACATTTCCAGCTCATCTCTGTAGCACAGCCTTACAAGGAACCTACCACAGGCACACCATGTGAAAAAAGTGTTGCTTCtgtaaaattactttttacCATCCTGcttatgtattaaaaatgaaatgaaatgtataaagccaaaacaaacataTGGGGCAAAATTACATCTTCCAAATTATAAAGTTAAATCAATTCCTGTCTATTTATATTATACTTGTTAATCATgtcaaatattttggttatactGTAAATAGATTTTTAGTCATAGTAATATAATATACGTACAGTAGAGCATATAAACAGTTACTGAAAAATTCAAACAGCTGTGGAAGAAGGCCAGCTAAACCGCTCCATCtccaccagcagatggcgcatTAACCACATCACCCCTCCACAGTTtgcctctggcttcctgttaCGGTAGAGGTAGAGAGGAGTGTAGGACGGCTTTCTCACAGAGGATTTTGCTGTTGAATCTTTTCGGTGCATCGGTGAAGGTAAAAGGTGAGCCATTCCTGTGTTATTGGTCtctcatttacaaatgaatttcATCATTATACATATGCATTGTTACATAttctgttaaatgcaaaagtactgggacagtatttttttttttggctgtgtactctaACACATTGGATTTACACTGtataaaacagttgattttgacacacccaaagTTTTGGCTATGCCTCTGATCAAATTATTCCATAGCCTCATGTGATGGCCTaatttactggcattgaca
This window of the Anguilla anguilla isolate fAngAng1 chromosome 1, fAngAng1.pri, whole genome shotgun sequence genome carries:
- the LOC118235697 gene encoding myelin-associated glycoprotein-like isoform X1, giving the protein MRTQALWFYAIYSYVLNVHAASWTAEIPQTISALLGSCVVVPCKFNYPDPPKKPPEMTGIWHMTDYQPIYHPDSSKVMEKFRGRTNLIGDLARKNCSLRINHLKKKDNGPFIFRIEIRDFKMYSYTDNMVSIDVQDYPASPLLTVSGEVKAGDAVTASCSVSHSCPTELPHLIWSRSGTTTIQSEELPNGQWRVTSSLTFTATHPDHNQHLICTAKYQQVTSVQSSKILNVAYAPVRVEVEPESTVVKEGDAVEMQCSSDSNPPAHGYQWYNTTGTLLSEEQIYKLHNVSRHTKALYCEAINTEGHKNSTPAKISVEYPPSIGAQSGCVAEITGVNCRCLVESRPASRVQWKLADGKTENSSSFHSTDGQDSATVHTLHFHLGLTDVVSCYASNKHGNVTRVLETNRGGVLMAIYLSGSAASAFVLILVILLLWKCSRRKKRVEVKINPVYSTAGLDDQHVGTQENIAPAKSHSRGKGPVEDPSATGGDNIYVNSETPYFEEEEEEEEVDYENSFKEDVYANM
- the LOC118235697 gene encoding myelin-associated glycoprotein-like isoform X4: MRTQALWFYAIYSYVLNVHAASWTAEIPQTISALLGSCVVVPCKFNYPDPPKKPPEMTGIWHMTDYQPIYHPDSSKVMEKFRGRTNLIGDLARKNCSLRINHLKKKDNGPFIFRIEIRDFKMYSYTDNMVSIDVQDYPASPLLTVSGEVKAGDAVTASCSVSHSCPTELPHLIWSRSGTTTIQSEELPNGQWRVTSSLTFTATHPDHNQHLICTAKYQQVTSVQSSKILNVAYAPVRVEVEPESTVVKEGDAVEMQCSSDSNPPAHGYQWYNTTGTLLSEEQIYKLHNVSRHTKALYCEAINTEGHKNSTPAKISVEYPPSIGAQSGCVAEITGVNCRCLVESRPASRVQWKLADGKTENSSSFHSTDGQDSATVHTLHFHLGLTDVVSCYASNKHGNVTRVLETNRGGVLMAIYLSGSAASAFVLILVILLLWKCSRRKKRDDQHVGTQENIAPAKSHRGKGPVEDPSATGGDNIYVNSETPYFEEEEEEEEVDYENSFKEDVYANM
- the LOC118235697 gene encoding sialic acid-binding Ig-like lectin 5 isoform X5 — its product is MTGIWHMTDYQPIYHPDSSKVMEKFRGRTNLIGDLARKNCSLRINHLKKKDNGPFIFRIEIRDFKMYSYTDNMVSIDVQDYPASPLLTVSGEVKAGDAVTASCSVSHSCPTELPHLIWSRSGTTTIQSEELPNGQWRVTSSLTFTATHPDHNQHLICTAKYQQVTSVQSSKILNVAYAPVRVEVEPESTVVKEGDAVEMQCSSDSNPPAHGYQWYNTTGTLLSEEQIYKLHNVSRHTKALYCEAINTEGHKNSTPAKISVEYPPSIGAQSGCVAEITGVNCRCLVESRPASRVQWKLADGKTENSSSFHSTDGQDSATVHTLHFHLGLTDVVSCYASNKHGNVTRVLETNRGGVLMAIYLSGSAASAFVLILVILLLWKCSRRKKRVEVKINPVYSTAGLDDQHVGTQENIAPAKSHSRGKGPVEDPSATGGDNIYVNSETPYFEEEEEEEEVDYENSFKEDVYANM
- the LOC118235697 gene encoding myelin-associated glycoprotein-like isoform X6, whose protein sequence is MRTQALWFYAIYSYVLNVHAASWTAEIPQTISALLGSCVVVPCKFNYPDPPKKPPEMTGIWHMTDYQPIYHPDSSKVMEKFRGRTNLIGDLARKNCSLRINHLKKKDNGPFIFRIEIRDFKMYSYTDNMVSIDVQDYPASPLLTVSGEVKAGDAVTASCSVSHSCPTELPHLIWSRSGTTTIQSEELPNGQWRVTSSLTFTATHPDHNQHLICTAKYQQVTSVQSSKILNVAYPPSIGAQSGCVAEITGVNCRCLVESRPASRVQWKLADGKTENSSSFHSTDGQDSATVHTLHFHLGLTDVVSCYASNKHGNVTRVLETNRGGVLMAIYLSGSAASAFVLILVILLLWKCSRRKKRVEVKINPVYSTAGLDDQHVGTQENIAPAKSHSRGKGPVEDPSATGGDNIYVNSETPYFEEEEEEEEVDYENSFKEDVYANM
- the LOC118235697 gene encoding myelin-associated glycoprotein-like isoform X2, with product MRTQALWFYAIYSYVLNVHAASWTAEIPQTISALLGSCVVVPCKFNYPDPPKKPPEMTGIWHMTDYQPIYHPDSSKVMEKFRGRTNLIGDLARKNCSLRINHLKKKDNGPFIFRIEIRDFKMYSYTDNMVSIDVQDYPASPLLTVSGEVKAGDAVTASCSVSHSCPTELPHLIWSRSGTTTIQSEELPNGQWRVTSSLTFTATHPDHNQHLICTAKYQQVTSVQSSKILNVAYAPVRVEVEPESTVVKEGDAVEMQCSSDSNPPAHGYQWYNTTGTLLSEEQIYKLHNVSRHTKALYCEAINTEGHKNSTPAKISVEYPPSIGAQSGCVAEITGVNCRCLVESRPASRVQWKLADGKTENSSSFHSTDGQDSATVHTLHFHLGLTDVVSCYASNKHGNVTRVLETNRGGVLMAIYLSGSAASAFVLILVILLLWKCSRRKKRVEVKINPVYSTAGLDDQHVGTQENIAPAKSHRGKGPVEDPSATGGDNIYVNSETPYFEEEEEEEEVDYENSFKEDVYANM
- the LOC118235697 gene encoding myelin-associated glycoprotein-like isoform X3 yields the protein MRTQALWFYAIYSYVLNVHAASWTAEIPQTISALLGSCVVVPCKFNYPDPPKKPPEMTGIWHMTDYQPIYHPDSSKVMEKFRGRTNLIGDLARKNCSLRINHLKKKDNGPFIFRIEIRDFKMYSYTDNMVSIDVQDYPASPLLTVSGEVKAGDAVTASCSVSHSCPTELPHLIWSRSGTTTIQSEELPNGQWRVTSSLTFTATHPDHNQHLICTAKYQQVTSVQSSKILNVAYAPVRVEVEPESTVVKEGDAVEMQCSSDSNPPAHGYQWYNTTGTLLSEEQIYKLHNVSRHTKALYCEAINTEGHKNSTPAKISVEYPPSIGAQSGCVAEITGVNCRCLVESRPASRVQWKLADGKTENSSSFHSTDGQDSATVHTLHFHLGLTDVVSCYASNKHGNVTRVLETNRGGVLMAIYLSGSAASAFVLILVILLLWKCSRRKKRDDQHVGTQENIAPAKSHSRGKGPVEDPSATGGDNIYVNSETPYFEEEEEEEEVDYENSFKEDVYANM